In Microbulbifer elongatus, the DNA window CCAGCAGATCGTGCAGCGCACCGGGCTCGTTGCGCATGGATACCATCAGCGAGGTTTTGTCGTCACCACTGGCGGGCACCACCTGGGTGCCAATAATCAGGAAGCGGGTGGAATTGTCCGGGCGATCCTCAATTTTTTCGTTGAGGATTTTCAGGCCGTACATATCCGCCGCCATATCCCCGGCAATGGCCGCCGCATTCCATTCACCCTTGACCCGCTTGGCCGCCTCCGCGTTGCTGGCCACCGCCACACGCTCCACGTTCGGGTAATAAGAGTCCAGCCATTTGCGACACTGTGCCAGGCTCTGGGCGTGAGAATAAATCCGGGTTATGGAGTCCTTGCGGGTGATATCGGAAATCATCAGGTGCTGGTGAATACGCAGCTCCACTTCTCCGCAGATTTTCAGGTTGGACGTCATAAAGTTGTCCAGGGTGTGGTTCACCACACCCTCGGTGGAATTCTCCACCGGCACCACGCCGTAATTTACTGCACCGGCTTCCACCTCGCGAAATACTTCGTCGATGGCCGCCAGTGGCTTGGATACCGCTGAGTGTCCGAAATGTTTGAGCGCCGCCTGTTGAGTAAACGTACCCTCGGGCCCCAGGTAAGCCACCTTCACCGGCTCTTCCAGGGCGAGACAGGCGGACATGATTTCGCGAAACAGGCGCGCCATCTCTTCGTTGGTCAGCGGCCCCTGATTGCGCGCCATGGCCTTACGCAATACCTGCGCTTCGCGCTCGGGACGGTAGTAGAGCGCATTTTCGCCGTTGTTTTTTTTGACCT includes these proteins:
- the pheA gene encoding prephenate dehydratase, which translates into the protein MSEEKPKQDERLLELRDRIDGLDSEIARLISERANCALEVAEVKKNNGENALYYRPEREAQVLRKAMARNQGPLTNEEMARLFREIMSACLALEEPVKVAYLGPEGTFTQQAALKHFGHSAVSKPLAAIDEVFREVEAGAVNYGVVPVENSTEGVVNHTLDNFMTSNLKICGEVELRIHQHLMISDITRKDSITRIYSHAQSLAQCRKWLDSYYPNVERVAVASNAEAAKRVKGEWNAAAIAGDMAADMYGLKILNEKIEDRPDNSTRFLIIGTQVVPASGDDKTSLMVSMRNEPGALHDLLVPFQTHKIDLTRVETRPSQSGNWTYVFFIDFVGHRDTENIAAALKDVGACASDMKVLGSYPRGVL